AGTTTTCTGATAAGTTAATCATAACAACAGATGATGGATCAAAAGGTATGAAAGGTTTGGTTACCGATGGGATGAAAAAAGTAGTGTCAGATGGCGAGGAAATAGATAAGGCTTGGGCTATTGGGCCTGTTATAATGATGAAATTTGCCACAAAAACCGCTCAAGAACTTGGGTTTCCTATAATAGTGTCTTTGAATCCAATAATGGTTGATGGAACAGGAATGTGTGGTGGGTGTAGGGTAACCGTTGGAGATAACGTTAAATTCGCTTGTGTTGATGGTCCTGAGTTTGAAGGTGAGCTGGTTGAATGGGATGAATTGTTAAAGCGACTTGGGCAGTACAAGGTTGAGGAAAAGAGTTCTTTAGAAGAAAAAAAGAAAAAACGTCCAAAAAAGATTTTGAGGAATAAAGTTCCTGTAAAAAAGCAACCACCAGAAGAGAGAAAGCACAACTTCCGAGAGGTTGCATATGGTTACTGTTTAGAAGAGGCTATGATGGAAGCTGATAGGTGCTTACAATGCCCTGATAGCGCATATAATTGTATAGAAGGATGTCCTGTTGGTATAGATATACGAGGTTTTATAAGAGAGTTGAGGGATGGTAACCTTACTAAATCTGCAGAGATATTGAAGAGTTACAATAATTTACCAGCTATTTGTGGGAGAGTTTGTCCACAAGAGAATCAGTGTGAAGGGGTATGTACCTTAGGTAAATCAGGTGCTTTTGAACCAGTTGCCATAGGCAGATTAGAAAGGTTTGTAGCTGATTGGGAGAGAGTTCAAAGAAGTAATCAAAAGAATAATATCCAACTGACTGAAAACAATATTAAGGGAAAAGTTGCTGTTGTAGGTGCAGGGCCAGCCGGACTAACAGTGGCAGCAGATCTGGCAAAGATAGGATACTACGTTAAAATTTTTGAAGCTTTGCATAAACCTGGAGGGGTTTTGACCTACGGAATCCCTGAGTTTAGACTTCCAAAAGAGATAGTTTTTGAAGAAGTAGAATATGTGAAATCGTTGGGAGTAGAAATTGAGACAGATGTTGTTGTGGGAAAGACAATTACAATAGACGAAATGAAAGAAGAGTTCGATGCTATATTTATAGGTACGGGTGCGGGAACCCCTAAATTCTTGAATATTCCTGGGGAAAATTTGAATGGGGTTTATTCTTCAAGTGAGTTTTTAACAAGGGTTAATTTGATGAAAGCATATGAATTCCCTTTGGTTGATACACCCGTTAAGATTGGAAAACACGTGGTAGTTGTTGGCGGGGGTAACGTTGCGATGGATGCTTCAAGATCGGCGTTAAGGCTTGGTGCTGAAACCGTCACAGTAGTGTATAGAAGAACGGAGCAAGAGATGCCTGCAAGAAAAGAAGAATATGAAAACGCCGTCGAAGAAGGAATTAATTTTATGTGGCTGACTAATCCAATAGAATGTAAAGGAAACGAAATAGGTGAATTGACAAGTGTAGTTTGTCAAAAGATGAAACTGGGAGAGCCTGATTCTTCTGGTAGAAGAAGACCTTTACCAATTGAAAACAGTGATATTGAAATACCTGCAGATCTTTTTATAGTAGCTATAGGTCAAGAGTCGAACAAGGTTTTACTCAACGCATTTCCCGAATTGAAGTTGAATAAATGGGGGTATATAGAAGCTGACCCTGTTACCGGCGCTACTTCTGTTGAAGGAGTTTGGGCAGGTGGAGACATAGTCACTGGTGCGGCAACCGTTATCGAGGCGATGGGAGCAGGTAAAAGATCTGCTAAGGCAATAGATGAATATATTTCGTCGAAGGTAGGAAAATTTTGATGGATTTTGAGAAAGAAAATAGAATGATGGTTGAGTATCAACTTAAAAGGAGAGGTATCACCGATGAAAAGGTTCTCAATGCCTTTTTGAAGGTTAAAAGACATTTGTTTGTTCCAAAAAATCTTGAAAGGTATGCATATGATGATTGCCCTTTGCCTATTGGCGAAGGGCAAACTATTTCTCAGCCTTATATAATCGGCTTGATGCTTCAACTATTAGAGTTAAAAGAAAACGATGTAGTTTTAGAAATTGGTACTGGTTCTGGTTACCAAACGGCTTTACTGGCAGAGATTGTACGTCTTGCTTATACTATAGAACGAAATGAAACGTTAGCCCAAAGAGCCAGAAGTAAATTTTGGGAATTGGGATATGCAAATATTGTTTTAGAGGTTGGAGATGGAACAAAAGGATGGACAAAAGAAAAGATTGAGTTTGACGGAATCATAGTTTCAGCAGCAGCTCCAAAAGTTCCTGACCCTCTGCTTTCGCAACTTAAAGTTGGAGGAA
Above is a genomic segment from Petrotoga olearia DSM 13574 containing:
- a CDS encoding bifunctional dihydroorotate dehydrogenase B NAD binding subunit/NADPH-dependent glutamate synthase, translating into MFEISEKKKLAQDVYSVWVEAPKIAAHAQPGQFVIVIAEEDGERIPLTIVDKTEDNIRLIFQVVGKSTRKMATFENGDSFAHVVGPLGSPSEIDYYGTVLLIGGGIGVAPILPILKALKEKGNRVISIMGARTADLLILEDEFSQFSDKLIITTDDGSKGMKGLVTDGMKKVVSDGEEIDKAWAIGPVIMMKFATKTAQELGFPIIVSLNPIMVDGTGMCGGCRVTVGDNVKFACVDGPEFEGELVEWDELLKRLGQYKVEEKSSLEEKKKKRPKKILRNKVPVKKQPPEERKHNFREVAYGYCLEEAMMEADRCLQCPDSAYNCIEGCPVGIDIRGFIRELRDGNLTKSAEILKSYNNLPAICGRVCPQENQCEGVCTLGKSGAFEPVAIGRLERFVADWERVQRSNQKNNIQLTENNIKGKVAVVGAGPAGLTVAADLAKIGYYVKIFEALHKPGGVLTYGIPEFRLPKEIVFEEVEYVKSLGVEIETDVVVGKTITIDEMKEEFDAIFIGTGAGTPKFLNIPGENLNGVYSSSEFLTRVNLMKAYEFPLVDTPVKIGKHVVVVGGGNVAMDASRSALRLGAETVTVVYRRTEQEMPARKEEYENAVEEGINFMWLTNPIECKGNEIGELTSVVCQKMKLGEPDSSGRRRPLPIENSDIEIPADLFIVAIGQESNKVLLNAFPELKLNKWGYIEADPVTGATSVEGVWAGGDIVTGAATVIEAMGAGKRSAKAIDEYISSKVGKF
- a CDS encoding protein-L-isoaspartate(D-aspartate) O-methyltransferase — its product is MDFEKENRMMVEYQLKRRGITDEKVLNAFLKVKRHLFVPKNLERYAYDDCPLPIGEGQTISQPYIIGLMLQLLELKENDVVLEIGTGSGYQTALLAEIVRLAYTIERNETLAQRARSKFWELGYANIVLEVGDGTKGWTKEKIEFDGIIVSAAAPKVPDPLLSQLKVGGRMVIPIGSKSFQRLHKITKLEDGNTKIEYSDGCMFVPLIGEYGW